One window of Methanomassiliicoccales archaeon genomic DNA carries:
- a CDS encoding 30S ribosomal protein S6e has translation MVEFKAVVNDLKTGKSYNVPVSGHHANSLIGKKIGDTIDGIFVGLPGYKLSITGGSDKDGFAMRKDLPGPRRKKLLLTTSTGFYTTEGGLRKRKSVRGNAVATDTIQINMKIVSQGPKPVEELIVKKEEKK, from the coding sequence ATGGTTGAATTCAAGGCCGTTGTTAATGATCTGAAGACCGGCAAGTCTTACAATGTCCCAGTATCGGGACATCATGCCAACTCCCTGATCGGGAAGAAGATAGGCGACACCATAGATGGGATATTCGTTGGGCTGCCTGGCTACAAGCTATCGATCACTGGTGGAAGCGACAAGGACGGCTTCGCCATGAGGAAGGACCTCCCCGGCCCGCGGAGGAAGAAGCTGCTGCTGACCACCAGCACCGGCTTCTACACCACCGAGGGCGGACTGAGGAAGAGGAAGTCCGTGCGCGGGAACGCCGTGGCCACCGACACCATCCAGATAAACATGAAGATCGTTTCTCAGGGACCGAAGCCGGTCGAAGAACTGATCGTCAAAAAAGAGGAGAAGAAATAA
- the purS gene encoding phosphoribosylformylglycinamidine synthase subunit PurS — MVVAEIRIELKPGVADPEGKNTKKALELLGFNDIKGVRSIKMFEIEMDADPVVARKECEEMCRKLLANPVIQKFRVDLR; from the coding sequence ATGGTTGTGGCAGAGATAAGGATCGAGCTGAAACCGGGGGTCGCTGACCCCGAGGGCAAGAACACCAAGAAGGCCCTGGAACTGCTTGGATTCAATGACATCAAGGGCGTGCGCTCCATCAAGATGTTCGAAATCGAGATGGACGCCGACCCGGTCGTCGCCCGCAAGGAGTGCGAGGAAATGTGCCGCAAGCTGCTGGCCAACCCGGTGATCCAGAAGTTCAGGGTTGACCTCAGGTGA
- a CDS encoding zinc ribbon domain-containing protein: MSLDGWIPIVLWLGIGAIVALYLYRRMDMEGKVVRTWLIVGLLLSILGLLLFLAFRSWKEKGRDKAVDPKSYQPPEYKMKGAEEASKAEKPAEESKSEFKKKEVQQIEGIPRCPECGAAISSSDKNCNDCGAKLKD, from the coding sequence ATGTCATTGGATGGTTGGATACCGATAGTGCTGTGGCTGGGCATAGGGGCGATCGTGGCCCTGTACCTCTACCGGCGCATGGACATGGAGGGTAAGGTGGTGCGAACGTGGCTGATCGTCGGCCTCCTACTGTCGATACTGGGGCTGCTGCTGTTCCTGGCCTTCCGCTCCTGGAAGGAGAAGGGGCGGGACAAGGCGGTGGACCCTAAGAGCTACCAACCACCGGAGTACAAGATGAAGGGGGCGGAGGAAGCGTCCAAGGCCGAGAAGCCGGCGGAGGAATCGAAGTCTGAATTTAAGAAGAAGGAAGTGCAGCAGATCGAGGGCATACCCCGCTGCCCCGAATGCGGTGCGGCCATCTCCAGTTCCGACAAGAACTGCAATGACTGCGGCGCCAAGCTTAAGGACTGA
- a CDS encoding MarC family protein, producing MDVAFAVTAFASIFAIMNPVGNIPVFVAITEGYSEELKKKVRIKVCLVASGVLVIFALFGNYIFDLYGITIPAFKIAGGILLFSIAFTMTRGQMTKAKMTDEEAQEASEKEQVGVVPLGIPLFAGPGAITTVMIYVSYALDSSDATFDFLSIFIGIFATVIISYLLLKYAEPLFTRMGKSGAMAFTRIMGLLLAAMAVEFILSGTFESVSQYWNI from the coding sequence ATGGATGTGGCCTTCGCCGTAACCGCCTTCGCCTCCATATTCGCCATCATGAACCCGGTGGGCAACATCCCGGTGTTCGTGGCCATCACCGAAGGTTACAGCGAAGAGCTGAAGAAGAAGGTCCGCATCAAGGTCTGCCTGGTCGCCAGCGGGGTGCTGGTGATATTCGCCCTTTTTGGCAACTACATCTTCGACCTGTACGGCATAACCATCCCGGCCTTCAAGATAGCCGGTGGCATATTGCTGTTCTCCATCGCCTTCACCATGACCCGGGGTCAGATGACCAAGGCCAAGATGACCGATGAGGAGGCCCAGGAGGCGTCTGAGAAAGAGCAGGTTGGCGTCGTCCCGCTGGGCATACCGCTCTTCGCCGGCCCCGGCGCCATCACCACCGTCATGATCTACGTGAGCTACGCCCTCGATTCTTCGGACGCCACCTTCGACTTCCTGTCCATATTCATCGGCATCTTCGCCACCGTTATCATATCATACTTATTGCTGAAGTATGCTGAACCCCTGTTCACCAGAATGGGGAAGAGCGGCGCGATGGCCTTCACTAGGATCATGGGCCTGCTCCTCGCGGCCATGGCCGTGGAGTTCATCCTCTCCGGCACCTTCGAGTCCGTCTCCCAATATTGGAACATCTAG
- a CDS encoding twitching motility protein PilT: MQKVVLDTNALLMPFEFKMNLDLELASLFGEFEAYVPGPVIGELKRSGSKHAKAALMLAGKYKRYETSTQGDAGVLEVAKALGAMVVTNDYILRRKMRQEGVRAVFLRSRKRLCIEE; this comes from the coding sequence ATGCAGAAGGTGGTCCTGGACACCAACGCCCTGTTGATGCCCTTCGAGTTCAAGATGAACCTGGACCTGGAACTGGCCAGTCTTTTCGGGGAGTTCGAAGCGTACGTCCCCGGCCCGGTCATCGGCGAGCTGAAAAGGTCGGGGAGCAAGCACGCCAAGGCCGCGCTCATGCTGGCCGGCAAATACAAGCGCTACGAGACCTCCACGCAGGGCGACGCAGGCGTCCTGGAGGTGGCCAAGGCCCTGGGCGCCATGGTGGTCACCAACGATTACATCCTGCGGCGCAAGATGAGGCAGGAAGGCGTGCGCGCCGTTTTTCTCCGCTCGCGCAAGCGCCTGTGCATAGAAGAGTGA
- a CDS encoding tRNA (adenine-N1)-methyltransferase, with the protein MLPENSLVYLLDEKGKRTWVVLNKGMLKLPGMGVVDGDRLLTAEDGTEVTVAGKKFWLLVPGASEMMSSVERGAQVITPKDAATILMELNVKSGDKVLEAGVGSAALTIALLNQVRPWGKVISMEIRPEFAEKGKRNVDKAGLADAWRLEMGDVRKDRLDVVVDAAVLDIPDPWDAVDNVSSMLRNGGRFCAYVPNTNQLEEVVRQLRKKGFVEIRSYENLQREMVVHEMGVRPSYDTLGHTGYLVFARKVS; encoded by the coding sequence ATGCTGCCGGAGAACTCCCTTGTGTATCTTTTGGACGAGAAGGGCAAGCGGACCTGGGTGGTCCTGAACAAGGGAATGCTCAAGCTGCCCGGCATGGGCGTGGTGGACGGGGACCGCTTGCTGACGGCGGAGGACGGCACCGAGGTGACCGTGGCGGGGAAGAAATTCTGGCTGCTGGTGCCTGGAGCGTCCGAGATGATGTCGTCCGTTGAACGCGGTGCGCAGGTCATCACCCCCAAGGACGCGGCGACGATCCTGATGGAATTGAACGTCAAGTCCGGGGACAAGGTCCTGGAGGCCGGGGTGGGCTCGGCCGCGCTTACCATAGCGTTGCTGAACCAGGTGCGGCCGTGGGGGAAGGTCATCTCCATGGAGATCCGCCCGGAGTTCGCCGAGAAGGGCAAGCGCAACGTGGACAAAGCCGGTCTTGCGGACGCCTGGCGCCTGGAGATGGGCGACGTGCGCAAGGACCGCCTGGACGTGGTCGTCGACGCCGCCGTCCTGGACATTCCGGACCCCTGGGACGCCGTGGACAACGTCTCCTCTATGCTCCGGAACGGAGGGCGCTTCTGTGCCTACGTGCCAAACACCAACCAACTGGAGGAGGTAGTGCGCCAGCTGCGCAAGAAGGGCTTCGTGGAGATACGCAGCTACGAGAACCTGCAGCGGGAGATGGTGGTGCACGAGATGGGCGTGCGGCCGTCGTACGATACCTTGGGACACACTGGATATCTCGTTTTCGCCCGGAAGGTCTCCTGA
- a CDS encoding translation initiation factor IF-2 subunit gamma gives MKVSRQPEVNIGMIGHVDHGKTTLTKALSGDWTDRHSEEIKRGISIRLGYADVAFYKCKKCEEETYSNTPICKVCGGEAEFVRSVSFVDAPGHETLMATMLSGAAMMDGALLLVAANEECPQPQTKEHLMALSIIGVQNIIIVQNKIDIVTREEALENYNQIKKFVKGTIAEDAPIIPVSAHHDVNIDKLITAIQKHIPTVKHDEKKSPKMYVARSFDINQPGNSVDDLKGGVLGGTLMQGTLKVGDEIEISPGRKVELPGGKFSWETITTTIESLHTGGGPINKIKSGGLVAIGTKLDPAMTKSDGLTGRVVGKPGTLPEVHFKFKMSTHLLERVVGTSDDMVVENIKTNEPLMLSIGTATTVGLVTSARGDSSEVALKIPVCAEEGQRVAISRKIANKWRLIGFGIVE, from the coding sequence ATGAAGGTGTCCCGCCAGCCTGAGGTCAACATCGGAATGATCGGTCACGTGGACCATGGGAAGACCACGCTGACCAAGGCTCTTTCCGGTGACTGGACCGACAGACATTCTGAGGAGATCAAGAGGGGCATCTCCATCAGGCTGGGGTACGCTGACGTCGCCTTCTACAAGTGCAAGAAGTGCGAAGAGGAAACCTATTCCAACACCCCCATATGCAAGGTCTGCGGCGGCGAGGCCGAGTTCGTGCGCTCCGTTTCTTTCGTCGACGCGCCCGGGCACGAGACCCTCATGGCCACGATGCTTTCAGGAGCGGCCATGATGGACGGCGCTCTGTTATTGGTCGCCGCCAACGAAGAATGCCCCCAGCCCCAGACCAAGGAGCACCTGATGGCCTTGTCCATCATCGGCGTGCAGAACATCATCATCGTGCAGAACAAGATCGACATCGTCACTCGCGAGGAAGCCCTCGAGAACTACAACCAGATCAAGAAGTTCGTTAAGGGCACCATCGCCGAGGACGCCCCGATCATCCCCGTTTCCGCCCATCACGACGTCAACATCGACAAGCTCATCACCGCCATCCAGAAGCACATACCGACGGTGAAGCACGACGAGAAGAAGTCGCCCAAGATGTACGTCGCTCGCTCGTTCGACATCAACCAGCCTGGGAACTCCGTTGACGATCTCAAGGGCGGCGTCCTCGGTGGCACGCTCATGCAGGGCACGCTGAAGGTCGGCGACGAGATCGAGATATCCCCCGGCAGAAAAGTTGAACTGCCCGGCGGCAAGTTCAGCTGGGAGACCATTACCACTACTATCGAGTCGCTGCACACCGGCGGCGGCCCCATCAACAAGATCAAGTCCGGCGGCCTGGTGGCCATCGGCACCAAGCTGGACCCGGCAATGACCAAGTCGGACGGATTGACCGGAAGGGTAGTCGGAAAGCCGGGGACGCTTCCAGAGGTCCATTTCAAGTTCAAGATGAGCACCCACCTGCTCGAGCGCGTCGTGGGGACCAGCGACGACATGGTAGTGGAGAACATCAAGACCAACGAGCCCCTGATGCTGAGCATCGGGACGGCGACAACGGTGGGATTGGTAACCAGCGCCCGCGGTGATTCTTCCGAGGTCGCGCTGAAGATCCCGGTCTGCGCCGAAGAGGGGCAGCGCGTGGCCATCTCCCGCAAGATCGCCAATAAGTGGCGCCTGATCGGCTTCGGCATCGTCGAGTGA
- the purQ gene encoding phosphoribosylformylglycinamidine synthase subunit PurQ translates to MKDVKVCVLRIEGTNCEDEAFQAFKTVGATPEKVHLKQLLGQCPSDLKRDLSSYDILMLPGGFSAGDYVRAGAIFAARMKSGLKKDIISFVDAGKPVLGVCNGFQILVELGLLPAMDGTMSEVPEAALYTNDSGRFECRPTLLKQEKRGKSVFTSEMPQGSVVLIPCAHAEGKLMFPRSKQKKMLERLLENDQVVFRYVDPEGNYAGYPWCPNGSFYNIAGICNPAGNVLGMMPHPERVLKRETHPDWSRTEWKKEGDGLSIFRSAVKSVR, encoded by the coding sequence ATGAAGGACGTCAAGGTCTGCGTGTTGAGGATAGAGGGCACGAACTGCGAGGACGAGGCCTTCCAGGCTTTCAAGACCGTGGGCGCCACCCCGGAGAAGGTCCATCTGAAGCAGCTGTTGGGGCAATGCCCTTCGGACCTGAAACGGGACCTGAGCAGTTACGACATTCTTATGCTTCCAGGCGGGTTCTCCGCCGGCGATTACGTTCGTGCTGGCGCCATCTTCGCCGCTCGCATGAAGAGCGGGCTGAAGAAGGACATCATCTCCTTCGTCGACGCCGGAAAGCCGGTCCTCGGCGTGTGCAACGGCTTCCAGATCCTGGTGGAGCTGGGGCTGCTGCCGGCCATGGACGGAACGATGTCCGAGGTGCCTGAGGCGGCGCTATACACCAACGACTCCGGCCGCTTCGAGTGCCGGCCCACGCTGCTGAAGCAGGAGAAGAGGGGGAAGAGCGTCTTCACCTCCGAGATGCCGCAGGGATCGGTGGTATTGATCCCCTGCGCCCACGCCGAAGGGAAGCTCATGTTCCCCCGGAGCAAGCAGAAGAAGATGCTGGAACGATTGCTGGAGAACGACCAGGTGGTCTTCCGTTACGTGGACCCGGAAGGCAACTACGCCGGGTACCCCTGGTGTCCCAACGGTTCGTTCTACAACATCGCCGGCATATGCAACCCCGCCGGCAACGTGCTGGGCATGATGCCCCACCCGGAGAGAGTGCTGAAAAGGGAGACCCACCCTGATTGGAGCAGGACCGAATGGAAAAAGGAAGGCGATGGGTTGTCCATCTTCCGTTCCGCGGTCAAGAGCGTAAGGTGA
- the purL gene encoding phosphoribosylformylglycinamidine synthase subunit PurL, producing MPLDHLFFKRDVPFRLVEIDLAKATDYELKVLSKEMGLSLSLDEMKRIRDHFVSLKRRPTDVELESIAQAWSEHCCYKSSKVILREHIFGINNPRVLSKGDAGVMEFDDEYGYALRIESHNHPSAIEPYGGAATGIGGIVRDVLCMGAQPIALIDPLFFGPIDYKGELPAGSKTPKYLVSGVVAGIRDYGNRIGIPTVCGGLYFDESYLGNCLVNVGCVGIVKKKDLRNNAVGGVGDYLILCGGRTGRDGIHGVTFASAELSSRSEDESRGAVQLGDPITKEPLIHACLEVNSLGLINGMKDLGGGGLSCVVGEMALSGGCGAEVQLDIVPLKESGLAPWEVWVSESQERMMLAASEKNVKRILDLFAMWDVDATVVGKVVPGNEVTLFWQGTQVFKVDLDFLTKGPEYCRPCKIETRSSTTKHVRPKLPSLKKIILELLADPNIASKEWVFRMYDHEVRGGTVIKPASGVVNKTGPSDATVIKPLPDRERGLALALGVNPWFCGLDAYRGGMASIDEACRNIIAVGGYPDSFTDCLNFGNPEKPERLGEFKQAVAGMGMLAKYLDLPVPSGNVSLYNETARGSVLPTPTVLGLGIVEDVHKCVTTDLKKMGNLLYQVGKSKREFGGSALYRKYGGQGGEVPDVSPERLKRSMDELHGCMKKGLIASCHDISDGGLAITVAEMCLGGDVGASLTCGSKMDLFSESNTRWVVEIEPSKEKQFLSSMTVPVTRLGKVGGTSLKIKVEDENASVSLSEMRKAWSGALPKLMG from the coding sequence ATGCCCCTTGACCACCTGTTCTTCAAGCGCGACGTGCCCTTTCGCCTGGTGGAAATAGACCTGGCGAAGGCCACGGACTATGAGCTCAAGGTCCTGAGCAAAGAGATGGGCCTTTCCCTTTCACTGGACGAGATGAAGCGCATCCGCGACCATTTCGTTTCCCTTAAGCGCCGTCCGACGGACGTGGAGCTGGAATCCATCGCTCAAGCGTGGAGCGAGCACTGCTGCTATAAGTCTTCCAAGGTCATCCTGCGCGAGCATATCTTCGGCATCAACAATCCCCGGGTGCTCTCCAAAGGAGACGCTGGCGTAATGGAGTTCGACGACGAGTACGGCTACGCCTTGAGGATCGAGAGCCACAATCATCCCTCTGCAATAGAACCGTACGGCGGCGCCGCCACCGGCATCGGCGGCATCGTGCGCGACGTACTGTGCATGGGCGCCCAGCCTATAGCGCTGATCGACCCCCTGTTCTTCGGGCCGATAGATTATAAGGGCGAGCTGCCCGCTGGATCGAAGACTCCGAAGTACCTGGTGAGCGGCGTCGTCGCCGGCATCCGGGACTACGGGAATCGCATCGGCATCCCGACCGTGTGCGGCGGCCTGTACTTCGACGAATCATACCTGGGCAACTGCCTGGTCAACGTCGGCTGCGTCGGCATCGTCAAGAAGAAGGATCTGCGCAACAACGCCGTGGGCGGCGTTGGCGATTATCTCATTTTATGTGGCGGCCGCACCGGCCGCGACGGCATCCACGGAGTGACGTTCGCTTCGGCCGAGCTCAGCTCCAGGTCCGAGGACGAGAGCCGCGGGGCGGTGCAGCTGGGTGACCCGATAACGAAAGAACCGCTCATCCATGCCTGCCTGGAGGTTAACTCCCTGGGCCTCATCAACGGCATGAAGGACCTGGGAGGCGGCGGGCTCTCCTGCGTCGTCGGCGAGATGGCCCTCTCCGGCGGCTGCGGCGCGGAGGTCCAGCTGGATATAGTTCCACTAAAAGAGAGCGGGCTGGCTCCCTGGGAGGTCTGGGTCTCCGAGTCTCAGGAAAGGATGATGTTGGCGGCGTCGGAAAAGAACGTCAAGAGGATACTGGATCTGTTCGCCATGTGGGACGTGGACGCGACGGTGGTCGGCAAGGTCGTCCCCGGGAACGAGGTGACGTTGTTCTGGCAAGGCACCCAGGTCTTCAAGGTGGACCTGGATTTCCTGACGAAAGGACCTGAATACTGCAGACCGTGCAAGATTGAGACCAGATCGTCGACCACTAAGCACGTCAGGCCCAAGCTGCCTTCCCTGAAGAAGATCATATTGGAACTGCTGGCCGATCCGAACATTGCCAGCAAGGAATGGGTGTTCCGCATGTACGACCACGAGGTGCGCGGGGGGACGGTCATCAAACCGGCGTCCGGGGTCGTTAACAAGACCGGACCTTCCGACGCCACGGTCATCAAGCCTTTGCCTGATAGGGAGCGGGGATTGGCTTTGGCATTGGGCGTCAACCCCTGGTTCTGCGGCCTGGACGCCTACCGCGGCGGCATGGCCTCCATAGATGAGGCGTGCCGTAACATCATCGCCGTGGGCGGTTATCCCGATTCTTTCACCGATTGCCTTAACTTCGGAAATCCGGAAAAACCGGAGCGTCTGGGTGAGTTCAAGCAGGCCGTGGCCGGCATGGGCATGCTGGCGAAATATCTCGACCTGCCAGTGCCGTCCGGCAACGTCTCGCTGTACAACGAGACGGCCCGTGGCTCGGTACTTCCCACGCCGACGGTTCTTGGCCTGGGCATCGTGGAGGACGTGCACAAGTGCGTCACCACCGACCTGAAGAAGATGGGCAACCTGCTCTACCAGGTCGGAAAAAGCAAACGGGAGTTCGGCGGGTCCGCCCTCTACCGCAAGTACGGTGGGCAGGGCGGCGAGGTGCCGGACGTCTCCCCAGAGCGTTTGAAGAGGTCGATGGACGAGCTGCACGGGTGCATGAAGAAGGGGCTGATCGCCTCCTGCCATGACATTTCCGACGGCGGCCTGGCCATAACGGTCGCCGAGATGTGCCTGGGCGGGGATGTAGGCGCTTCCTTGACCTGCGGTTCCAAGATGGACCTGTTCTCCGAGAGCAATACCCGCTGGGTGGTGGAGATCGAACCCTCCAAGGAGAAGCAGTTCCTGTCCAGCATGACCGTGCCGGTGACGAGATTGGGCAAGGTCGGCGGAACCTCGCTGAAGATCAAGGTCGAGGATGAGAACGCGAGCGTCTCCCTGAGCGAGATGCGGAAGGCCTGGAGCGGCGCGCTCCCGAAGCTGATGGGGTGA
- a CDS encoding DUF120 domain-containing protein: MQPENDEKFVTALRRIALMGGLHDYVALSSRELGDMLDMSQQSASKRILELLDDKLIERDLGARRQRIRITSKGSDMLRKEYIEYQKIFELKDEMVIKGSVIEGMGEGQYYVTQPGYMEQFRDKLGFKPYEGTLNVKLLPTERHKIETLRNGRTIDIEGFERNGRTFGDVHCIPASIQNVECAVVLPSRSHYEDILEIICKFHLRRTLGLEDGDPVEVRIHLNF, from the coding sequence TTGCAGCCCGAGAACGACGAGAAGTTCGTTACCGCCCTCCGGCGCATCGCTCTGATGGGTGGATTGCACGATTACGTCGCCTTGTCCTCCAGAGAGCTGGGAGACATGCTGGATATGTCCCAGCAGTCCGCCTCCAAGCGCATCCTCGAGCTGCTCGACGACAAGCTCATCGAGCGGGACCTGGGGGCGCGAAGGCAAAGGATCCGGATAACCTCCAAGGGCTCGGACATGCTGCGCAAGGAGTACATCGAGTACCAGAAGATATTCGAGCTGAAGGACGAGATGGTCATCAAGGGCAGCGTCATCGAGGGCATGGGCGAAGGGCAGTACTACGTTACGCAGCCCGGTTACATGGAACAGTTCCGCGACAAGCTAGGGTTCAAGCCCTACGAGGGCACGTTGAACGTCAAATTGCTTCCGACCGAACGGCACAAGATCGAGACGCTGCGGAACGGACGCACCATCGATATCGAGGGGTTCGAAAGGAACGGGCGCACCTTCGGAGACGTGCACTGCATACCGGCCAGCATCCAGAACGTGGAATGCGCCGTGGTTCTCCCGTCCCGCTCACACTACGAGGACATACTTGAGATCATCTGCAAGTTCCACCTGCGACGCACGCTCGGACTGGAGGACGGGGACCCGGTCGAGGTCCGCATCCACCTGAACTTCTGA
- the proS gene encoding proline--tRNA ligase yields MRKEEDFSEWYNEIVELANLTDKRYPIKGMNVWTPYGWKIMRFIDTYIREECDATGHDEVCFPLLIPETEFKKEKDHIKGFDAEVYWVTHAGLNELDVRLLLRPTSETAMYPIFALWVRSHTDLPLKTYQLVNTFRYETKQTRAFIRVREIHFFESHTCHVDEADAQKQVEEDFVILENVMKHLCLPYFLLRRTEWDKFPGAYYTVGVDTLLPDGRSLQLGSIHHYRENFSRPFNITYEDEKGEHKFVHQTTFGMSERLVGAVVAVHGDDKGLVLPPDISPFQIVLIPILAKGNVEKVTEECQKLRQELTAAGLRVKLDDSDERPGSKFHTWEIRGVPLRLEMGMRDIEGGKVAYARRDTGGKGLLDRADIVAQVRQTLQTISHDMRAKALAASNGAIQELDSLDKIPEKVVRFGWCGEEECGRRFEEKTGLKMLGSPNLKEEFHGKCIVCGKSVEKPTYAARSM; encoded by the coding sequence ATGAGGAAAGAAGAGGATTTCAGCGAGTGGTACAACGAGATAGTTGAACTGGCCAACCTCACCGACAAGCGCTACCCCATCAAGGGCATGAACGTCTGGACGCCCTACGGCTGGAAGATAATGCGTTTTATCGACACTTACATCCGCGAGGAGTGCGACGCTACTGGCCACGACGAGGTGTGCTTCCCGCTGCTCATCCCGGAGACGGAGTTCAAGAAGGAAAAAGATCACATCAAGGGCTTCGACGCCGAGGTGTACTGGGTTACCCACGCCGGACTGAACGAATTGGACGTCCGCCTGTTGCTCAGGCCGACCAGCGAGACGGCCATGTACCCGATCTTCGCTTTGTGGGTTCGTTCTCACACCGACCTGCCATTGAAGACCTACCAGCTGGTCAACACCTTCCGCTACGAGACCAAGCAGACCAGAGCCTTCATCCGCGTCCGCGAGATCCACTTCTTTGAATCACACACTTGCCACGTGGACGAGGCGGACGCCCAGAAGCAGGTAGAGGAGGACTTCGTCATCCTGGAGAACGTCATGAAGCACCTGTGCCTGCCTTACTTCCTGCTCCGGCGCACGGAGTGGGACAAGTTCCCCGGCGCCTACTACACCGTGGGGGTTGATACGCTCCTCCCGGACGGGCGCAGCCTGCAGCTGGGCAGCATTCACCATTACCGGGAGAACTTCTCTCGGCCGTTCAACATCACATACGAGGACGAGAAGGGCGAGCATAAGTTCGTGCATCAGACGACATTCGGCATGTCCGAGAGGCTCGTAGGCGCCGTCGTCGCCGTGCATGGGGACGATAAGGGCCTGGTGCTCCCGCCGGACATCTCGCCGTTCCAGATCGTGCTTATACCGATCCTGGCGAAGGGCAACGTGGAGAAGGTGACCGAGGAGTGCCAGAAACTGAGACAGGAACTGACCGCCGCCGGTCTCCGGGTCAAGCTGGACGACAGCGACGAGCGACCGGGAAGCAAGTTCCACACTTGGGAGATACGCGGCGTTCCGCTTCGCCTGGAGATGGGCATGCGCGATATCGAAGGGGGAAAGGTCGCCTACGCCCGCCGGGATACTGGCGGCAAGGGATTGCTGGACCGCGCCGACATCGTGGCCCAAGTCCGCCAGACCCTGCAGACCATCTCGCACGACATGCGCGCGAAAGCTTTAGCTGCTTCGAACGGGGCGATACAGGAACTGGACTCGCTGGACAAGATCCCGGAGAAGGTCGTTCGCTTCGGCTGGTGCGGCGAGGAGGAGTGCGGGCGCAGGTTCGAGGAGAAGACCGGGCTGAAGATGCTCGGTTCCCCGAACCTCAAGGAAGAGTTCCACGGCAAGTGCATCGTCTGCGGCAAGAGCGTGGAGAAACCGACCTACGCCGCCCGCTCCATGTGA
- a CDS encoding DUF2099 family protein, whose protein sequence is MTKDRHVMEALGKTRVIIEDGKVVEVGEPQVDYCPLFFKHRGIEKITAELVRQNIEFRIKDFGMCAPGRKMRMRDFLSFGISELMGMCVAKGILDCAVVVCDGSGTAIVTDPELVQGIGGRISGLVETSPIDSVIAAIGKDNVLDPATARIDQVAGARLAWDLGFRKIGVTVAKGNDAVLIRKELGESVVLFAVHTSGLDEGETKMLLDTCDVVTACASKHVWRMAKESDAMQVGTKVPVFALTQLGKDICSVRLQQMNLKAKNGPEDPPRPLI, encoded by the coding sequence ATGACCAAGGACCGGCACGTGATGGAGGCTTTGGGCAAGACCAGAGTGATCATCGAGGATGGCAAGGTGGTGGAGGTCGGTGAACCGCAGGTGGACTACTGCCCCCTGTTCTTCAAGCACCGGGGCATCGAGAAGATCACCGCCGAACTGGTGCGCCAGAACATCGAGTTCCGCATCAAGGACTTCGGCATGTGCGCTCCCGGGCGCAAGATGCGCATGCGGGACTTCCTTTCCTTCGGAATATCGGAGCTGATGGGCATGTGCGTGGCGAAGGGCATCCTGGACTGCGCCGTGGTGGTCTGCGACGGTTCCGGTACGGCCATCGTCACCGACCCGGAGCTGGTGCAGGGCATCGGCGGGCGCATCTCCGGATTGGTGGAAACGTCTCCGATCGACAGCGTCATCGCGGCCATCGGAAAGGATAACGTACTGGACCCCGCCACCGCCCGCATAGACCAGGTGGCCGGGGCGCGCCTGGCCTGGGACCTGGGCTTCCGCAAGATAGGCGTCACCGTGGCCAAAGGCAACGACGCCGTTCTCATACGTAAGGAGCTGGGGGAGAGCGTGGTGCTCTTCGCCGTGCACACCAGTGGCCTGGACGAGGGGGAGACGAAGATGCTGCTGGACACTTGCGACGTCGTCACCGCGTGCGCCTCCAAGCACGTGTGGAGGATGGCCAAGGAGAGCGATGCCATGCAGGTGGGCACCAAGGTGCCAGTGTTCGCCCTGACGCAGCTCGGAAAGGACATCTGCTCCGTGCGCCTTCAGCAGATGAACCTGAAAGCGAAGAACGGTCCGGAGGACCCGCCCCGTCCGCTGATCTGA